A stretch of the Bacillus anthracis str. Vollum genome encodes the following:
- a CDS encoding phosphotransferase enzyme family protein encodes MKELEKEILQFINELYPLNFINITPITNEMYKCLTEQGTYFIRITNYKTYEEQLEEVTYTNFLYENGLDVPPILPSLQGNLVENLTLDKELFTVLYKAAPGIHLPRCEWNSTIFKKLGQQIGKLHRISKIFEKAKPIKYINDWYENEEYNFLKYIPKEETTIREIASEVLNSIKELQKSTSNYGLIHGDLWLENILVENNSTITMIDFQDCEKHFYLFDLAVPIYSAIEYSFAGNANIVEYEHSITKALFEGYQEENELPKEMIEKFPLFIKLKEIFEYSLMHMYWDKEELTEEQVRIMNLYRMKIENKYTYINI; translated from the coding sequence ATGAAAGAACTAGAAAAAGAAATACTTCAATTCATAAATGAACTATATCCGTTGAATTTTATTAACATTACACCAATAACAAATGAAATGTATAAATGTCTCACAGAACAAGGAACATACTTCATTAGAATTACAAACTATAAAACGTATGAAGAACAATTAGAAGAAGTTACATATACGAATTTTTTATACGAAAACGGTTTAGATGTTCCACCAATACTCCCTTCTTTACAAGGGAATCTTGTAGAAAACTTAACATTAGACAAGGAGCTTTTTACAGTATTATATAAAGCTGCTCCTGGTATACATTTACCAAGATGCGAATGGAATTCTACTATATTTAAAAAGCTTGGTCAACAAATCGGAAAATTGCATCGTATATCTAAAATCTTTGAAAAAGCTAAACCGATTAAATATATTAACGACTGGTATGAGAATGAGGAATATAATTTCCTTAAGTATATTCCTAAAGAAGAAACTACTATTAGGGAAATTGCATCTGAAGTTTTAAATTCTATAAAAGAGCTACAAAAATCCACTTCAAATTACGGCTTAATTCACGGAGATTTATGGCTAGAAAATATTTTAGTTGAAAACAATTCAACCATAACAATGATTGATTTTCAAGATTGCGAAAAACATTTTTACCTATTCGATTTAGCTGTTCCTATTTATAGTGCGATAGAATATTCATTTGCTGGAAATGCAAATATCGTTGAGTATGAGCATTCCATTACAAAAGCACTATTTGAAGGGTACCAAGAAGAAAATGAACTACCTAAAGAGATGATCGAGAAGTTTCCATTGTTTATTAAATTAAAAGAGATTTTTGAATATAGCTTAATGCATATGTATTGGGATAAAGAAGAATTAACT
- a CDS encoding PLP-dependent aminotransferase family protein, with protein MYKYLHILNDIEKMIQNGAINEGQKLPSIRSLVTQYECNKATVIRALYELEKRHIIYSVPQSGYYVVKKSGSTIENDEIIDFASSAPDPDVFPYLDFQHCINKAIDTYKNDLFVYGTPKGLPSLIPVIQKQLANYQVFTKEDNIFITSGVQQALAILTSIPFPNKNETILVEQPTYHLYIEYLEINKVPVIGIKRTSEGIDLNELERIFRTGKIKFFYTIPRYHHPLGTSYSKGEKEKVVLLAKKYNVFIVEDDYLADLETDSKADPLYSLDHDNHVIYLKSYSKIIFPGLRVGVAVIPPVISSAFHTYKKVLDIDSPMISQAALEIYIKSGMFERHKNKIKSSYNNRSKKLAEALERIHSENPLLFTYKKQNTIGIHTCLELHKTSISEMLFQRLNEMQICIDTIDKNYVRGFPKQRLLKLNVSNVKEDRIEKGIRIVMEEIKQAERLNFQFKKE; from the coding sequence ATGTATAAGTATTTACATATTTTAAACGATATAGAAAAAATGATTCAAAATGGAGCGATAAATGAAGGACAGAAATTACCATCAATACGGTCACTTGTTACGCAATATGAATGTAATAAGGCGACAGTTATACGTGCGCTTTATGAATTGGAAAAGCGTCATATTATATATTCTGTCCCTCAAAGTGGATACTACGTTGTTAAAAAATCAGGGAGTACTATAGAAAATGACGAGATAATTGATTTCGCTTCTTCAGCACCAGATCCAGATGTTTTCCCATATTTAGATTTTCAGCATTGCATTAATAAGGCTATTGATACTTATAAAAATGATTTGTTCGTATATGGAACGCCAAAAGGATTACCATCTTTAATTCCAGTCATTCAAAAACAGTTGGCAAATTATCAAGTGTTCACGAAAGAAGACAATATTTTTATAACGTCAGGAGTGCAGCAGGCACTTGCAATATTAACTTCTATACCATTTCCAAATAAAAATGAAACAATATTAGTTGAACAACCAACGTATCATTTATATATAGAATATCTAGAAATAAATAAAGTTCCAGTAATCGGTATTAAACGTACGAGTGAAGGTATTGATTTAAATGAATTGGAGCGTATTTTTCGAACGGGTAAAATAAAATTCTTTTATACAATACCAAGATATCATCATCCACTTGGAACTTCTTATTCTAAAGGTGAGAAAGAAAAAGTCGTACTATTGGCTAAGAAATATAATGTATTTATAGTGGAAGATGATTATTTAGCAGATTTAGAAACAGATTCAAAAGCCGATCCGTTATATAGCTTGGATCATGATAATCATGTCATATATTTGAAAAGTTATTCGAAAATTATTTTCCCTGGTTTACGAGTTGGTGTAGCAGTTATTCCACCGGTTATTTCGAGTGCTTTCCATACATATAAAAAGGTTTTAGATATTGATAGCCCGATGATATCCCAAGCTGCTTTAGAAATTTATATAAAGAGTGGTATGTTCGAACGCCATAAAAATAAAATTAAATCTTCCTATAATAATAGATCTAAAAAACTAGCTGAAGCATTAGAAAGAATTCATAGTGAAAATCCGCTTTTATTCACATATAAAAAGCAAAATACAATTGGAATCCACACTTGTTTAGAATTACACAAAACGAGTATTTCTGAAATGTTATTCCAAAGATTAAATGAAATGCAAATATGTATTGATACGATTGATAAAAATTATGTGAGAGGTTTTCCGAAACAAAGACTATTAAAGTTGAACGTATCAAATGTAAAGGAAGATAGAATTGAGAAAGGAATTCGTATAGTAATGGAGGAAATCAAACAAGCTGAACGTCTAAATTTTCAATTTAAAAAAGAATAA
- a CDS encoding M3 family oligoendopeptidase: MQRVNTIDISNVLQLEKTLSTLLNKRISSKLDLENWLKEQSKVIWEIEEQLRSHYIAFQCNTDDEEIKGTFEYDQQFVKPLLKRYQNLLDNKYLKSPFRMELDSNVYGLLDAKIKNAQKLFCDENIELEIKEDKLVTEYFEITGGLIGIWDGEEKTITELQSYLQDSNRDTRKKAKAIISEQFLSVEKELQNILNQLIEIRHQKANNIQLENYRDYMFKKYERFDYSAKDCYELAESIRKYVVPLKDKILLEKKEKLQVDTLRPWDVSAVTPDQKVLKPIANENDLIEKSTHIFNKLDVEFSTLLNRMYKHDCLDLTSRKGKAAGGFCEYLPASQLSYIFMNLNYTQDDIITFIHEMGHSIHNELIKPLKLRQYIEIPAETAELANMTMELFSLNYWDTFYTDKKDLKQAKINYFKDVISYLPVMLIVDQFQHWLYENPTHTSEERNGKYLQLQKHYQSNVIHIDGYDNWIATSWLPVLHIFEVPIYYIEYAIAQLGALQMYKQYKEDPKQALENYKKALSLGSSQSIKEVYEAAGIRFDFSGETIKELMLFVEKELEFLEQL; encoded by the coding sequence ATGCAACGTGTAAATACGATTGATATTAGTAATGTACTACAATTGGAAAAAACTCTTTCGACTTTATTAAATAAAAGGATTTCTTCAAAACTAGACCTTGAAAACTGGTTAAAAGAACAATCAAAAGTAATTTGGGAAATTGAAGAACAATTAAGATCACATTATATCGCCTTTCAATGTAATACGGATGATGAAGAAATAAAAGGTACTTTTGAATATGATCAACAATTTGTAAAGCCACTTTTAAAGCGGTACCAAAATTTATTGGATAATAAATATTTAAAGTCACCTTTTCGAATGGAATTAGATTCTAACGTATATGGTTTGTTGGATGCAAAAATAAAAAATGCTCAAAAGTTATTTTGTGATGAAAATATTGAATTAGAAATAAAGGAAGACAAATTAGTCACAGAGTACTTTGAAATCACTGGAGGATTAATTGGAATTTGGGACGGAGAAGAAAAAACGATAACAGAATTACAATCCTACTTACAAGATTCGAATCGTGACACCCGTAAAAAGGCAAAAGCCATTATTTCTGAACAATTTTTATCTGTTGAAAAAGAACTCCAAAACATATTAAATCAATTAATTGAAATTCGCCATCAAAAAGCAAATAATATTCAACTAGAAAATTATCGTGATTATATGTTCAAGAAATACGAGCGTTTTGATTATTCAGCGAAAGATTGCTATGAACTAGCTGAATCCATACGTAAGTATGTTGTGCCTCTTAAAGATAAAATATTACTAGAGAAAAAAGAGAAACTGCAAGTGGATACGCTTCGCCCGTGGGATGTATCAGCTGTAACTCCAGATCAAAAAGTACTTAAACCAATTGCAAATGAAAATGATTTAATAGAAAAGAGCACTCATATCTTTAATAAACTAGATGTTGAATTTTCAACACTATTAAACCGAATGTATAAACACGATTGTCTTGATTTAACAAGCCGCAAAGGAAAAGCAGCTGGAGGCTTTTGTGAGTACTTACCAGCTTCACAATTATCTTATATTTTTATGAACTTAAATTATACACAAGATGATATTATCACTTTTATACATGAAATGGGTCATAGTATTCATAACGAACTTATAAAACCATTAAAATTACGACAGTATATAGAAATTCCAGCTGAAACAGCTGAACTAGCCAATATGACAATGGAATTATTCTCGCTTAATTATTGGGATACCTTCTATACAGACAAAAAAGATTTAAAACAAGCAAAAATCAACTACTTTAAAGATGTTATTTCATATTTACCTGTTATGCTTATTGTCGATCAATTTCAACACTGGCTGTATGAGAATCCAACTCATACTTCTGAAGAAAGAAATGGAAAATACTTACAACTTCAAAAGCATTATCAGTCTAACGTCATACATATTGATGGCTACGATAACTGGATAGCAACGAGTTGGTTACCTGTACTCCATATTTTTGAAGTACCAATTTATTATATTGAATATGCAATCGCCCAACTTGGTGCATTACAAATGTATAAACAATATAAAGAGGATCCTAAGCAAGCACTAGAAAATTATAAAAAGGCATTATCACTAGGAAGCTCGCAATCTATAAAAGAAGTGTATGAAGCAGCCGGTATTCGTTTTGATTTTTCTGGCGAAACAATTAAAGAATTAATGCTATTTGTAGAAAAAGAATTAGAATTCCTTGAGCAATTATAA
- a CDS encoding DUF4030 domain-containing protein translates to MKSGKKLIVFLFSIAVLCACEPEMEESKSEDSIVMDIATAAVKEESFFSAAIWDDKERKVDLEIADSENANEIKKEINKRLQIQGIMSYKVNISQRNKEIVNAEHRWELVFGQIFDDVFRKNGYEGFGIQQINYKKNQPVTIDIKTKIRDDEVGAREFGQKIEKEVEDVLKTEAVKKWIENDSYAIGIYDIENRKIN, encoded by the coding sequence ATGAAAAGTGGAAAGAAGTTGATTGTATTTTTATTTTCAATTGCTGTATTGTGTGCTTGTGAGCCTGAAATGGAAGAATCCAAAAGTGAAGATTCTATAGTTATGGATATTGCTACAGCAGCGGTAAAGGAGGAATCTTTTTTTAGTGCTGCTATATGGGATGATAAGGAAAGAAAAGTAGATTTAGAGATTGCTGATAGCGAAAATGCTAACGAAATAAAAAAAGAAATTAATAAAAGATTGCAAATTCAAGGCATTATGTCCTATAAAGTAAATATATCTCAAAGAAACAAAGAGATTGTAAATGCAGAACATAGATGGGAGTTAGTTTTTGGACAGATATTTGATGACGTATTCAGAAAGAATGGATATGAAGGGTTTGGGATTCAGCAAATAAATTATAAAAAGAATCAACCTGTTACCATTGATATAAAAACTAAGATTAGAGATGATGAAGTAGGGGCAAGAGAATTTGGACAGAAAATAGAAAAAGAAGTTGAGGATGTACTTAAAACAGAAGCAGTAAAGAAATGGATTGAAAATGATTCATATGCTATTGGGATTTACGATATAGAAAATCGGAAAATTAACTAA
- a CDS encoding helix-turn-helix domain-containing protein, which translates to MNEHIQQMIDWIEVNLKKEFSLDELSRYMGYSPYYCSFKFHQVTGFSIRRYILLRRLYLSIEDLKNGRKIIEIALDYDYSSQEAYSRAFKNVFGMNPREYQLSKMPIQSFVKLNLNNEGAFNVNISRKIEVEQLRNRKSELFDKEVLNILNGQLMYEEFKNEKLMGDSDYAPFNEAMCVNRVTTLVFDEEFIKTRAAGHNSSVESYTNKVIDPLKKLFTKEYKCIVLWFGEDMFCQMNLLTILSYLEHSRYEGKLYLNSFREDEFKVNQIELELGKYSSVYNEVLVNHKKTFYKVPPVMYQAIDLYLEMLKEDNAVIKFISRNKDLSTRELLIKLFHLFPTIGYGDTQYIELINKIKKKATPKI; encoded by the coding sequence ATGAATGAACATATACAGCAGATGATTGACTGGATTGAGGTCAATTTAAAAAAGGAATTTTCATTAGATGAATTGTCCCGTTATATGGGGTATTCTCCTTATTATTGTTCTTTTAAATTTCACCAAGTAACGGGTTTCAGTATTAGACGCTATATTCTTCTTAGAAGGTTATATTTATCTATAGAAGATTTAAAGAATGGTAGGAAAATAATTGAGATCGCATTGGATTATGATTACTCTTCCCAAGAGGCTTATAGTAGAGCTTTCAAAAATGTTTTTGGAATGAATCCAAGAGAATACCAACTTAGCAAAATGCCTATTCAATCATTTGTTAAACTCAATTTAAATAATGAAGGGGCGTTTAATGTGAATATTTCTAGAAAAATAGAGGTTGAACAGTTGCGAAATAGGAAGAGTGAGCTATTTGATAAAGAGGTACTTAACATATTAAATGGTCAACTTATGTATGAAGAATTTAAAAACGAAAAGCTAATGGGTGATTCTGATTATGCACCATTTAATGAAGCGATGTGTGTAAACCGAGTTACTACACTAGTTTTTGATGAAGAATTTATTAAGACAAGGGCAGCAGGACATAACAGTTCAGTAGAAAGTTACACAAATAAGGTTATAGATCCATTAAAGAAACTTTTTACGAAAGAGTATAAATGTATTGTTTTATGGTTTGGTGAAGATATGTTCTGCCAAATGAACTTACTTACCATACTTTCATACCTTGAACATTCTCGTTATGAGGGGAAGTTATACTTAAATAGCTTCAGAGAAGATGAATTTAAAGTAAATCAAATTGAACTTGAATTAGGAAAATATTCTTCGGTATACAATGAAGTATTAGTAAATCATAAAAAGACTTTCTATAAGGTACCACCTGTAATGTATCAGGCTATAGATTTATATTTAGAAATGCTAAAAGAAGATAATGCAGTAATAAAATTCATCTCTAGAAATAAAGATTTATCAACTCGTGAATTATTAATAAAGTTGTTTCATCTTTTTCCAACAATTGGATATGGAGATACTCAGTACATAGAGCTGATTAATAAAATAAAGAAGAAAGCTACACCTAAAATATAG